The following are encoded in a window of Schistocerca nitens isolate TAMUIC-IGC-003100 chromosome 9, iqSchNite1.1, whole genome shotgun sequence genomic DNA:
- the LOC126203214 gene encoding trypsin delta-like produces MQRLAIFLVCLLSSALALPTPARLWSKGNGRIIGGSSANIANYPWQLSFQYGGSHICGASIISSNWALTAAHCVDGMSVSLISFRAGTSTRGSGGFVRSASSGYMHGSYNDQTVDYDVAVVQVSGSLLGSNAQAVGLASDNYDPPGGLGVTVTGWGATYTDGPSANSLLKVDISILDRNTCRNTFANINTVTDRMVCAGQAGRSVCSGDSGGPLVSGSTQVGIVSWGSSSCEATPGVFSNVGNLRSWIRSASGV; encoded by the exons ATGCAGCGCCTGGCCATCTTCCTCGTGTGCCTGTTGAGCTCTGCTCTAGCTCTGCCCACTCCGGCCAGGCTGTGGAGCAAGGGTAATGGCCGCATCATTGGAGGATCCTCTGCCAACATAGCCAACTACCCGTGGCAACTGTCTTTCCAGTACGGCGGTTCGCACATCTGTGGTGCATCCATCATCAGTTCCAACTGGGCGCTGACGGCTGCTCACTGTGTGGACGGCATGAGCGTCTCTCTGATCAGTTTCCGGGCCGGCACCTCAACGCGTGGAAGCGGCGGTTTCGTCAGAAGCGCCAGCTCTGGCTACATGCACGGATCGTACAACGACCAGACTGTAGACTACGATGTTGCTGTTGTTCAG gTGTCCGGATCTCTGCTGGGTTCGAACGCACAGGCAGTGGGCCTCGCCAGTGACAACTACGACCCACCAGGTGGACTCGGCGTGACGGTGACTGGCTGGGGAGCCACGTACACCGACGGACCGTCCGCCAACAGTTTGCTCAAGGTGGACATTAGCATCTTGGACCGCAACACGTGCAGGAACACCTTCGCCAACATCAACACTGTAACCGACCGCATGGTGTGCGCCGGCCAGGCCGGCAGGAGCGTCTGCAGCGGAGACTCTGGTGGTCCCCTGGTCAGCGGAAGCACCCAGGTGGGCATCGTCTCCTGGGGCAGTTCAAGCTGCGAGGCCACCCCCGGTGTCTTCTCCAACGTCGGCAACCTGCGTTCCTGGATCCGATCTGCATCTGGCGTCTAA